The following proteins come from a genomic window of Sphaerisporangium rubeum:
- a CDS encoding GNAT family N-acetyltransferase has protein sequence MLPQDYLDGLSVEEDAEQRRKQFGRNPKVRNVVAERDGAVVGWVVTGPCRDVGATGLDGEIYALYVAPAMIGTGVGRELVRHVIARARSAGLESMYLWVLEENHRARRFYEAAGFVPDGERGHWHMGGASVPELRYMQVLSGVPTAGQGERTGL, from the coding sequence ATGCTTCCGCAGGATTATCTGGACGGGCTCAGCGTCGAGGAGGACGCCGAGCAGCGGAGGAAGCAGTTCGGCAGGAATCCCAAGGTGCGCAATGTCGTCGCCGAGCGGGACGGCGCGGTGGTCGGGTGGGTCGTCACGGGGCCCTGCCGGGACGTTGGGGCGACCGGCCTGGACGGCGAGATCTACGCCTTGTACGTGGCGCCTGCCATGATCGGGACCGGTGTCGGCCGTGAGCTGGTGCGTCACGTCATCGCTCGCGCGCGGTCAGCCGGACTGGAATCCATGTACCTGTGGGTCCTTGAGGAGAACCACCGGGCCAGGCGCTTCTACGAAGCCGCGGGCTTCGTGCCTGACGGTGAACGGGGCCACTGGCACATGGGAGGAGCGTCCGTGCCGGAGCTGCGGTACATGCAGGTGCTCAGCGGGGTGCCGACGGCAGGGCAAGGAGAGCGAACCGGCTTGTGA
- a CDS encoding tetratricopeptide repeat protein, whose protein sequence is MKIMEEHGWTQLDLAHELGVSQSWISEVSRGRKDTGMAKAIALLARVGWEVRISPKAEDPVKRREFLTAAASVIFLPSARTNPYQDPQYVGTLTATMARNRYELGGIPLASSALGHMQRMEHVLAGGGDRLLQAASSRLVEQVTLVLYDAGRLPQAERAGRVTLDLATRAEDHEGRARAYETLSRVVLEAGDHARSVAYAQQGLKVPELGTEQRATLHMRLGRALASVPGNETASRDALDRALNTGALSPFGEAALLGDVAIGLGALRVYREAADMLDTAAEAIGQWSPLFRAQFLGRQVLTALRASDASLASERMHELARALPFVASARVNKRAEEILRASFDWQKVPELRQAREHVGAMLVPGNQT, encoded by the coding sequence ATGAAGATCATGGAAGAGCACGGGTGGACGCAGCTCGACCTGGCACATGAACTGGGGGTTTCCCAGTCGTGGATCTCCGAGGTGTCACGAGGCCGCAAGGACACCGGGATGGCCAAGGCCATCGCTTTGCTGGCGCGTGTGGGATGGGAAGTCCGTATATCGCCGAAAGCGGAGGATCCCGTGAAACGCAGAGAATTCCTGACGGCAGCGGCATCGGTGATTTTTCTGCCGTCCGCACGGACCAACCCCTATCAAGACCCCCAATACGTCGGCACGTTGACCGCGACCATGGCGAGAAACCGGTACGAACTCGGCGGGATCCCCCTGGCTTCGTCCGCTCTTGGACACATGCAGCGAATGGAGCACGTATTGGCCGGAGGCGGTGACCGCCTTCTGCAGGCGGCGTCGTCCCGGCTCGTGGAGCAGGTGACGTTGGTTCTGTACGACGCGGGAAGACTCCCTCAGGCCGAGCGGGCGGGTCGTGTCACTCTCGATCTGGCGACTCGTGCGGAGGACCACGAGGGACGCGCTCGGGCCTATGAGACGCTGAGCCGGGTCGTTCTTGAAGCAGGTGACCACGCGCGGAGTGTCGCGTACGCACAACAGGGGCTGAAGGTGCCGGAGCTCGGGACCGAGCAGCGAGCGACGTTGCACATGAGGCTGGGACGGGCCCTCGCCTCTGTTCCAGGCAATGAGACGGCGTCACGGGACGCGCTCGATCGCGCTCTCAACACCGGCGCTCTTTCTCCGTTCGGCGAGGCCGCTCTACTGGGAGACGTCGCCATCGGGTTGGGTGCCCTCCGGGTGTACAGGGAAGCCGCCGACATGCTCGATACGGCGGCTGAAGCCATCGGGCAGTGGTCGCCGCTGTTCCGTGCGCAGTTCCTGGGGCGCCAGGTCCTGACGGCGTTGCGTGCGTCCGATGCGTCGTTGGCGTCCGAACGCATGCATGAACTGGCGCGAGCCCTGCCGTTCGTGGCCTCGGCGAGGGTCAACAAGCGGGCTGAGGAGATCTTGCGAGCGTCCTTCGACTGGCAGAAGGTCCCGGAGCTCCGCCAAGCTCGCGAGCACGTGGGGGCGATGCTCGTTCCAGGAAACCAGACCTGA
- a CDS encoding ATP-binding protein, whose product MTLQVYGDGCTMRFEVIDQGSEGDIPQIPAQVDPMSECGRGLWLVRELSSAWGWERNGAGRVVWFELTSCF is encoded by the coding sequence GTGACGCTTCAGGTGTACGGCGACGGCTGCACCATGCGTTTTGAGGTGATCGACCAGGGTTCCGAGGGAGATATTCCGCAGATCCCCGCACAGGTCGATCCGATGAGCGAGTGCGGACGAGGTCTGTGGCTGGTGCGGGAACTGTCCTCGGCATGGGGGTGGGAACGGAACGGCGCGGGGAGGGTCGTTTGGTTCGAGCTGACATCTTGCTTTTGA